The Microbacterium sp. LWH7-1.2 genome window below encodes:
- a CDS encoding MoxR family ATPase: MNRVRLEVGKAVVGQDGTVTGLLIALLSRGHVLLEGVPGVAKTLLVRAFSSALGLDTKRIQFTPDLMPGDVSGSLVYDAKTGEFEFREGPVFTNVVLADEINRTPPKTQAALLEAMEERQVSTDGVTRPLPDPFLVAATQNPIEHEGTYTLPEAQLDRFLLKLIVEVPARDAELAVLRRHASGFDPRDLAGAGLRRAATADEIRAAQRAAASVTVSDDVLGYVVDLAQATRRSPSVQLGVSPRAATALLAASKAWAWLGGYPAITPDHVQTMLLPTWRHRIRLRPDAELEGVSVDAVLGSVLQQTRVPI; the protein is encoded by the coding sequence ATGAACCGTGTGCGCCTCGAGGTCGGCAAGGCCGTCGTCGGGCAGGACGGCACCGTGACGGGCCTGTTGATCGCGCTGCTCTCGCGCGGCCACGTGCTGCTCGAAGGCGTTCCGGGAGTCGCCAAGACCCTCCTCGTGCGGGCCTTCTCGTCGGCGCTCGGCCTCGACACCAAGCGCATCCAGTTCACGCCCGACCTCATGCCCGGAGACGTGTCGGGCTCGCTCGTGTACGACGCGAAGACGGGCGAGTTCGAGTTCCGTGAGGGACCTGTCTTCACGAACGTCGTGCTCGCCGACGAGATCAACCGCACGCCGCCCAAGACGCAGGCGGCCCTGCTCGAGGCGATGGAGGAGCGCCAGGTCTCGACCGACGGCGTGACCCGGCCGCTTCCCGACCCCTTCCTCGTCGCAGCGACGCAGAACCCCATCGAGCACGAGGGCACGTACACGCTGCCCGAAGCGCAGCTGGACCGGTTCCTCCTCAAGCTCATCGTCGAGGTGCCGGCGCGGGATGCCGAGCTCGCCGTGCTCCGCCGCCACGCGAGCGGCTTCGACCCGCGCGACCTCGCGGGCGCAGGGCTGCGCCGTGCGGCCACTGCCGATGAGATCCGCGCGGCGCAGCGGGCGGCAGCATCCGTCACCGTCTCGGACGATGTGCTCGGCTACGTCGTGGATCTCGCGCAGGCCACGCGCCGGAGCCCCTCGGTGCAGCTCGGGGTGAGCCCGCGCGCGGCGACCGCTCTGCTCGCGGCGTCGAAGGCGTGGGCGTGGCTCGGCGGCTACCCCGCGATCACTCCCGACCACGTGCAGACGATGCTGCTGCCCACGTGGCGCCACCGCATCCGGCTGCGCCCCGACGCCGAGCTCGAGGGCGTGTCGGTCGACGCCGTGCTGGGCTCGGTCCTGCAGCAGACCCGCGTCCCGATCTGA